The genomic DNA GCGCTCCCTGATGCACGTCTCGAACCTGTACCACATCGAGCCCCAGGCACGGCTGGCCAAGGCGCTGTGCGAGCACTCCTTCGCCGACCGGGTGTTTTTCTGCAACAGCGGCGCCGAGGCCAACGAGGCCGCCCTCAAGCTGGCGCGGCGCTACGGCGCGGAGCAGGCCCAGGGCAGGAGCGAGGTCATCACCGCCCTCAACTCCTTTCACGGGCGCACCCTGGCCACGCTGACGGCCACCGGCCAGGAGAAGATCCGCCTGGGCTACGATCCGCTCCCCTCGGGCTTCCGCTACGTCCCGTTCAACGACCTGGACGCGGTCGAGGACGCGGTGGACGAACGCACGGCGGCGATCCTGGTGGAGCCCATCCAGGGTGAGGGCGGCGTGGTGGTGCCGGAAGTCTCCTACATGCGCGGGCTGCGGCAACTCTGTGACGACAAGGGGCTGCTGCTCATGTTCGACGAGGTGCAGGTGGGCATGGGGCGCACCGGCCGGCTCTTCGGCTACGAGCACTTCGGCGTCGAGCCCGACGTCATGACCCTGGCCAAGGCCTTGGGCGGCGGCCTGCCCCTGGGCGCCATGCTGGCGCGGGAACAGGTGGCCAAGAGCTTTCCGCCCGGCTCCCACGCCTCCACCTTCGGCGGCAACCCGGTGGTGTGCGCGGCCGGGCTGGCGGTGATGAAGACTATCCTGGAAGACGGACTGGTGGAGCACTGCGCGGCCATGGGCGACCTGTTGCGCAAGGGACTGGAGGCCTTGACGGAACGTTTCGGCTTCATCCGCGAGGTGCGCGGCAAGGGGCTGCTGCTGGGCGTGGAGATGGACCGCGAGTGCGGACCGATGGTCCAGGAATGCATGAAGGACGGCCTCCTGGTGGTGCTGGCGGGGCCCAACGTGCTGCGCATGGTGCCGCCGCTGACGGTGACGGAGGCGGACGTCGAGGAGGCGCTGGGTATCCTGGAACAAGTGCTGGAGCGGGTGTCGTGAAGCGCGACGTACGGACATTGCGGGACCTCACGGCGGCGGACATGAATCATGTCCTTGCGCTCGCCGCCACCCTCAAGCAGGAACGCAGGGAGGGGCGGTCGCGGCCGCTTCTGGCGGGCAAGAAGCTCGCCCTCCTGTTCCAGAAGCCCAGCCTGCGCACCCGCGCCACCTTCGACATCGGCATGACCGAGCTGGGCGGCAGCACGCTCTTCCTGGGGCCCGACGAGGTGCAGCTCGGCACCCGGGAGACGCCGGCCGACTGCGTGCGCGTGCTGGACCGCCTGGTGGACATCATCGCCGCGCGCACCTTCGCCCAGGAGATCGTGGAGGAATTGGCGGGCCACGGCTCCGTCCCGGTGATCAACGCGCTGTCCGACCTGTACCACCCGTGTCAGGTGCTGGCGGACCTCCTGACCCTGCGGGAAAGCCAGGGCGCCATCGAAGGGCGCCACGTGGTGTTCGTGGGCGACGGCAACAACGTGGCGCATTCCTGGCTCCTGGCGGCGGAGAAGCTGCCGTTCCGCTTCACCCTGGCGTGTCCCGAGGGGTTCGAGCCCGACCGGGAGATCCTGGAATCGGCGCTGGCCGCGGGAGCGGACGCCGCCGTCACCCACGATCCGGCCGCGGCCGTGGACGGCGCCGACGCCATCTACACCGACGTGTGGGCGAGCATGGGGCAGGAGGCGGAGGCCGGCGACCGGCGGAAGGCCTTCGGCGCGTTCCAGGTCAACGGCGATCTGGTGGCCCGGGCCAGCGACGACGTGGCGGTGATGCACTGCCTGCCGGCCCACCGCGGCCAGGAGATTACCG from Deltaproteobacteria bacterium includes the following:
- the argF gene encoding ornithine carbamoyltransferase; translated protein: MKRDVRTLRDLTAADMNHVLALAATLKQERREGRSRPLLAGKKLALLFQKPSLRTRATFDIGMTELGGSTLFLGPDEVQLGTRETPADCVRVLDRLVDIIAARTFAQEIVEELAGHGSVPVINALSDLYHPCQVLADLLTLRESQGAIEGRHVVFVGDGNNVAHSWLLAAEKLPFRFTLACPEGFEPDREILESALAAGADAAVTHDPAAAVDGADAIYTDVWASMGQEAEAGDRRKAFGAFQVNGDLVARASDDVAVMHCLPAHRGQEITDEVIEGPHSVVFDQAENRLHAQKALMVWCLAEAT
- a CDS encoding acetylornithine transaminase, with protein sequence MSNLDVQQLTDAHVMNTYARFPIALVRGEGVRVWDADGKAYLDFVAGIAVNSLGHCHHAVAKAVSEQVRSLMHVSNLYHIEPQARLAKALCEHSFADRVFFCNSGAEANEAALKLARRYGAEQAQGRSEVITALNSFHGRTLATLTATGQEKIRLGYDPLPSGFRYVPFNDLDAVEDAVDERTAAILVEPIQGEGGVVVPEVSYMRGLRQLCDDKGLLLMFDEVQVGMGRTGRLFGYEHFGVEPDVMTLAKALGGGLPLGAMLAREQVAKSFPPGSHASTFGGNPVVCAAGLAVMKTILEDGLVEHCAAMGDLLRKGLEALTERFGFIREVRGKGLLLGVEMDRECGPMVQECMKDGLLVVLAGPNVLRMVPPLTVTEADVEEALGILEQVLERVS